CCATATTTAGAGCTAGAAAAATCGCAGCATTTATTACTGTTTGTGGCCTTGGCATTCCAAGATTCCTTTTAAATAGCCAATTTTCCAGGAAACTATATCCTTGAACTGGTGTGGAATTGAACGGGACGATTTTAATATTTTTATTGTTGAGTTGTTGAGTAAACAATGATTTTTTGAATTTATACGGGACAAACAAATACATCTCCCATGAAATTTTTTTAAATCTTTCTATTAATTCTTCAACATTGTCTTTCAAAGCAGTTTTTAAAGGAGTAGAAAATATATTTGGATCTAATAAAACATAGAAGGAAGGTTTTATTTTTTCGAAATATTCTGTATTGCAAAAAAAGTTAACTGCAAACACATGCTTCCCTGCTGCTGCTGCTGTATTTTTTTCTAAAAATGTGGTTAGCGATGGGCCATTACCCATCACAATACATTCATCCAGGATATCAAATTTAGTTTTACATTTTTTAAGACTCTTATTACACGAGAAGGAACTGAAAATTAGCACACTCAAAGTAGAAACTAAAGAGTTGAAGGAGTTCTTTGAAAAACTATACAATTTTATTAATATATTTTTCATATAGATTCGTCTGGTATATTAGTGCTCTATATTAAAGAAAGAGACTGATTTAATTTTTAGTAATACTATTTATTTCTCGTTGTTACCATATTTCCACATTTCATCAATTTTATGATAGCTTGACAAGTAGACTAATAGTCTAGAAAGATTCATGAAGTTATTCGGGCCAATAATCCTTAATGTAAACTTCATTAAGACATATACTATTTTGAATTTCCAAGTATTTTCGCCAACGTTTTTATATCCATTTGCCGAATATCGTTTGTTATTTTTTTGAAATAAATGGTTTTTCTTAGCGAATGTTGCAATAATATCTTTACTGTCAAAAGGATCGTGATTTTCCGGGAGTTTGTTCATCATCGAAGCATAAGCCCGTCTTAAAGCTGGAGAGATATATCTGCCATCAGACATATAATCAAAAGAGTACGTTGTGTCACTAGATATATTATTATGCTTTCTTAATTCATTAGAATACAAGACAGATATTTCTGAAATTAGCTCAGGCGCGTTTTCTCCTAAATTAAAATTTTTAGCAGTTAGTTTCTCAGGAAATTCCGAGGAGAATGAGCTAAAATGGAAGAATGATAAAGGATATTCCTTGTTAACGATGTATTTTCCTTCTGAATTTTTAGTGATTGTTCGTTCATCAATATTCCAAAATGCCACGTTATAGCCGGGATCATATGTAATGTGAATCTGCGGGAAAAAATTTGGTGCAATACTGACCCATTTTTGGTCAGTGAAAATTCCAAATTGTGTATCATCAAATCCATCTGTTAAACATCGTTCTGACCACCAGGTCAGAAATTCCTTACTATAGTCAGAATTATTTACCGCAAAGAATCCTAAGTTGAAAGAACCAAACCTCATTAGTCTTGCATCGTCAATCAAACCATTTATCTTAGGATGGAAATAATGAGGTGTTATTACTATGGGATTCTGGTCTAGGTTGTCAAATATGCTATTTAAAGAATTGAAAACCATTACGTCTGGGTCAAAGAAAATCACTTTGTTATTTTTCTCAAGAAGCTTTAAGGCTATATACGGTTTTAAAGCAGTTGTTAATTCAATTACTGTATATTTAAAAGCCAATTTTTTGAGATTAGGAATTTCCAGCTCTTCTATCCACGTGATTTGACAGTATCTTGAATTAACATTAACTTCTCTTTTTATGTCAAAAACGAAAATGTCCAATTTAATTCCGGTGTTCTTAAAAACTGATTTCGCTAATACTGAAACTTTATTCAAATATGCGACATTACATACGGTAAAAATGGAAATATTGTTATTCATAAACATTGAAATTTTCCTGGGTTATTGATGAATTTTAATAGCGTGATGATTAAGAAGTACATAATTAAAAACCATGGATTGCAATATGTAGCCAATACTTAGGCTAGTAATACATCCAAAAAAACCGAAATATTTTGTGAAAATTATTGCCATCGTAATATTTATTACTGATGTGAAGATAGTTATTGTAGAGGTCCTCATGGTTTTTCCTTCAATTATTAATATATTACTACCTATCGCTTTAAAAGCGTACAGAAATACACCGATACAATAGATTGTAAGTAGGATTATGCTATAATCACTGTTTGAATTAAGTGAAATAGTTTTATATGCAAAACCTACGATAAAAACAATTATTATTAAGGGTAGTGAATTTTGAAATATATATTTAAGAAAATCTATTATTGCTTGTTTCGGTCTATCGGGAAAGTTTCTGTAAAAAGTAGGGATATAACCATTATTTAGTGCATTAATTGTAATGGAAGCAATGCTTGATAATTGGTTGAAAATATTTAAAATTCCCAACTGACTAAGTGTTAGGAAAGGAGATATAAATACATTGAATCCATAACTATAACCGAAACTGCCAAATGTATTAACTGAAAGCGGTAATGTAAATTTTATTATTTTAAATATATTCTTTTTGCTGCTAAGTCTATGAAAAATATCTCTTCTCTCGGAAATGAGAATGAAGGAAATTAATGTAAAACTCTGGAGTAAGAAGAGGTAAGGTAAAACATTAATAAAAGTCGAGTTTGAAAAAAGTAATGCTACTAAAATAATCGGTATGAATTGAATTATCTTGTTGGAAATAAATAAAACACCATACTTCTTAATGCTTTCGGTAGCAATATGATATGATAATACTATTCTTTGTATTGAAATTAGCGAACTAGCGAAAACTACCAGAACTAGCGCTTTGAAAGAGGTGTGGAGTATATTGTTACTTGTCAGGTAGTACGAAATAATAATTAAGATGACTAATGGTATGAACGTAACAATTGCCCAGCTTATAAGACTGTCTAGTAGTGTATTTTCATTTTCATTCTTTCTAACTGTAAATTTAATTATACTAACATTTAAGCCAAAAGTAAAAAATGCAGCACCTAAGTTGTAAATAGAAAATAATAATGCAAAATACCCGTAATTGTCCGTAGACAACAAAAAAGGTAATATCAAATTTAACAGAAAAGTAAAAATGTTACCTATAATATTATAAATGAGAAATTCTAATCCTAGTTTACGGCTGTTTGAAATTTGATTTAATTTATTTTTTAAAGTAGTTAGTGGTTTCATCTATAATTTCTGGATTATATTTAATTATAGCGCAATCTCAGTTTTATGCATCGAATCTCCTGCATATTGTCACAATATAAGCTACAAAAACACAATTTTGAATCGATTATTTATGGTGCTGCATTCTGACTGAAGAAATTGGTAATATTTTTTCTGGAATTTTAGGAGGATTCTATATGTTACCATTCGTATAGTAATTATTTCTGATGAGTAACTGGATTTTTCATATTCCGTTGATTGAGAGACGTATTTGAATAGCTCCTTAAGGACATTTATTAATTATTTACATGCCTTAAACTTAACGGTGTTCCCTTTTCAAGTTCTTTCGTAGCTGTTTTACCAATAACATCTTTCAAATATTTTGGGTGCAAACCATACCCAGGGCGAATGGAACGCACGTTCTCTTCAGTAAAAATATCACCCGCCTTCATGTCTTTTGCCACAAAAAGAGAACGAGCGAATTTCCTACTTGCCTTAACTTTCTCTGTAAGTGAGTAGGAAACTTTCCCAACTGCTTTCTCTGCTTGACGAACTGCTGTAACCATCTCGGTGAATTCTTTTTCATCGAGCGAAAAGGAGGCATCTGGACCACCAATCGATTTATCCAAAATGAAATGTTTTTCAATGACACGTGCACCGAGTGTTGTGGCAACTACCGGAGCCACAATGCCCAAGGTGTGATCGGATAAACCGACCTCCACTCCAAAGCGTTGTTTAAGGTCGGGGATTGTATTGAGGTTGGCTTCTTCTATTGGGGCTGGGTAAGAAGAGGTACATTTTAGTAGGGTAATGTCATTATTTCCAACACCGCGACAGGTTTTCACAGCCAGTTCAATGTCTTCGATCTCGGCAATTCCTGTTGACATAATAATGGGTCTACCTTTAGATGCAGTGTATTCAATTAGGGGAATATCCTGAATCTCGAATGAAGCAATTTTGTACGCTGGTGGATTGAACTGCTCCAAAAAATCGACTGAAGTTTTATCAAATGGTGTCGAGAAACAGATTAGTCCTTCCTTTTTGGCTTCATTAAACAGATTCTCATGCCACTCCCAGGGAGTGTATGCTTCACCATACAATTCATAAAGTGTTTTCCCTTTCCACAATCCTTCCTGGATGGTAAAGTACTCGTTTTTACAATCAATTGTTAACGTGTCTGCTGTATAAGTCTGTAACTTAATAGCATCTGCACCAGCCCTTTTGGCAGCTCTAATTGTCTCTAATGCAATCTCCTTATTGTGTCCATGATTTGCAGATAATTCAGCAATAATCAGGGTATTTTTGCCTTTTTCAAAATCGAAACTTCCTATTTTCATAGCTAGATGAGTTGATCGTTTTCATTAAAACTAATAGTGTTTTGATCTCGTATTTGAAGGAGTTTAACCACTCCATTAGGAGTTTTTACCAGTATTTCAGGTTCTGTTTGAATGATCAAGCCATTTGGCATTTCATTATCGTATCCAAAGTCAGTAAAGCATATTTTGTCAATTATTACTTTTTTCCCGTTTAGGTAAGAGAATGCTCCCGGATATGGCATTGCCTGAGCTCTAACCCAATTGTAAATTCTCTCTTTCTGCCAGTCCCAGTTGATATGACCATCTTCCGGCGTCCTTTTGCCAAAATATGTGGCTTCTTTGTTGTTCTGTTTCTGAGTGACTAATTTATTATTAGCTATCATATCGAGAATTTTCTCGACCATCAATGGATACTTCTCTTTGTAAATGTGTAAGATGTCATTTCCCGTGGCGCTTGGATTGATTTCAAATCTTTCCTGCAAAACGATGTCTCCCGTATCACATCCCTTCTCCATCAAATGGGCTGTAATTCCTGTTTCTTTTTCGCCGTTGATAATCGCCCAAACATGTGGCGTTCTCCCCCTGTATTTAGGCAGTAAGGAACCGTGGAAGTTGATAGCGTGAGTTTCGGGAAAGTCCAAAACATCATCATTAACAATAAATAGATAGTTAATCGAAAAAATGATATCTGTATTGAACTTTTTTAAAAAAGAGGTTGAGTCTTTCTTTCTGGGATTACCAATAAAGACTGGGATTTTATTAATTTCT
This Prolixibacter sp. NT017 DNA region includes the following protein-coding sequences:
- a CDS encoding 6-hydroxymethylpterin diphosphokinase MptE-like protein; this translates as MKNILIKLYSFSKNSFNSLVSTLSVLIFSSFSCNKSLKKCKTKFDILDECIVMGNGPSLTTFLEKNTAAAAGKHVFAVNFFCNTEYFEKIKPSFYVLLDPNIFSTPLKTALKDNVEELIERFKKISWEMYLFVPYKFKKSLFTQQLNNKNIKIVPFNSTPVQGYSFLENWLFKRNLGMPRPQTVINAAIFLALNMEFKVIHLFGVEQSWLKYLSINDDNSISVGLSHFYKDSDKTGENRTLSEFLTSQATVFKSHMRLQRYSERNEQLILNHTSGSYIDAYKRTNQFL
- a CDS encoding putative nucleotide-diphospho-sugar transferase — encoded protein: MNNNISIFTVCNVAYLNKVSVLAKSVFKNTGIKLDIFVFDIKREVNVNSRYCQITWIEELEIPNLKKLAFKYTVIELTTALKPYIALKLLEKNNKVIFFDPDVMVFNSLNSIFDNLDQNPIVITPHYFHPKINGLIDDARLMRFGSFNLGFFAVNNSDYSKEFLTWWSERCLTDGFDDTQFGIFTDQKWVSIAPNFFPQIHITYDPGYNVAFWNIDERTITKNSEGKYIVNKEYPLSFFHFSSFSSEFPEKLTAKNFNLGENAPELISEISVLYSNELRKHNNISSDTTYSFDYMSDGRYISPALRRAYASMMNKLPENHDPFDSKDIIATFAKKNHLFQKNNKRYSANGYKNVGENTWKFKIVYVLMKFTLRIIGPNNFMNLSRLLVYLSSYHKIDEMWKYGNNEK
- a CDS encoding lipopolysaccharide biosynthesis protein — translated: MKPLTTLKNKLNQISNSRKLGLEFLIYNIIGNIFTFLLNLILPFLLSTDNYGYFALLFSIYNLGAAFFTFGLNVSIIKFTVRKNENENTLLDSLISWAIVTFIPLVILIIISYYLTSNNILHTSFKALVLVVFASSLISIQRIVLSYHIATESIKKYGVLFISNKIIQFIPIILVALLFSNSTFINVLPYLFLLQSFTLISFILISERRDIFHRLSSKKNIFKIIKFTLPLSVNTFGSFGYSYGFNVFISPFLTLSQLGILNIFNQLSSIASITINALNNGYIPTFYRNFPDRPKQAIIDFLKYIFQNSLPLIIIVFIVGFAYKTISLNSNSDYSIILLTIYCIGVFLYAFKAIGSNILIIEGKTMRTSTITIFTSVINITMAIIFTKYFGFFGCITSLSIGYILQSMVFNYVLLNHHAIKIHQ
- the pseI gene encoding pseudaminic acid synthase, with the translated sequence MKIGSFDFEKGKNTLIIAELSANHGHNKEIALETIRAAKRAGADAIKLQTYTADTLTIDCKNEYFTIQEGLWKGKTLYELYGEAYTPWEWHENLFNEAKKEGLICFSTPFDKTSVDFLEQFNPPAYKIASFEIQDIPLIEYTASKGRPIIMSTGIAEIEDIELAVKTCRGVGNNDITLLKCTSSYPAPIEEANLNTIPDLKQRFGVEVGLSDHTLGIVAPVVATTLGARVIEKHFILDKSIGGPDASFSLDEKEFTEMVTAVRQAEKAVGKVSYSLTEKVKASRKFARSLFVAKDMKAGDIFTEENVRSIRPGYGLHPKYLKDVIGKTATKELEKGTPLSLRHVNN
- a CDS encoding methionyl-tRNA formyltransferase, which encodes MTNKIGFLVSGELGLHCLKHIDNIIKPQFIFTDKNSTGIIQYAEINKIPVFIGNPRKKDSTSFLKKFNTDIIFSINYLFIVNDDVLDFPETHAINFHGSLLPKYRGRTPHVWAIINGEKETGITAHLMEKGCDTGDIVLQERFEINPSATGNDILHIYKEKYPLMVEKILDMIANNKLVTQKQNNKEATYFGKRTPEDGHINWDWQKERIYNWVRAQAMPYPGAFSYLNGKKVIIDKICFTDFGYDNEMPNGLIIQTEPEILVKTPNGVVKLLQIRDQNTISFNENDQLI